In Pseudonocardia sp. DSM 110487, the sequence GAGCCGGTACCGCCACGCGCGGGGATGTCGCCGCACAAGGACGTGCAGGGCCAGATCCACGCCATGGCGCTCTACGCCGGCAGCGGTGTGGAGCACGTGACAGCCGTGCGCCCGGCCGCGGAGGTCGTGCGGGAGCTGGCAGAGGGGGCGGAGGCCCTCCTGCGGGCGTGGTGACAGGCTCAGGCCGCCGTCACGCGCCGCACGGCATCGAGGAGCGTGGCCGCCCTGCGATCCGGCACCCCTTCCTGCACGTGGTTCATGACGTAGGCGAAGGCAAGGCCCGTCGCCGGATCGGCGAAGCCCAGTGATCCCCCGAACCCGCCGAAGCCGAAGGCGGTCGGGCTGTACCAGAACGCATCGGGGGTCGGCAGGCCGAATCCGGTGCCGATCCGGACGGGCACGCGCAGGACGCGGTCGACGCCGCTCACCCGTTCCGCGGCCGCGGCAGCGACGGTGTCGGCGGTGAGGATGCGGTGCCCGTCGACCTCGCCGATGAGCGCGGCGTAGAAGCGGGCCAGTGCCCGCGCGGTGCAGATGCCGCCCGTCGAGGGCATCTCCGCGGACTGCTCCTCGGGGTCGTTGTGGTCCAGCCGCGGCGTGACGAGGGTCAGCAGTGACCGCACCGTCAGCGACGTCGGATCGGCGAACGCGGCCATCATGTCGCGCGCGGGCTCGGGGAGGGCGTCCATGTCGATGCGGCTCAGCGCATCGGGGTCGGGCGGCGGGATGACGACCCGGCTGACGTGGTGGTGCTCGGTCTTCGGGAGCCCGATCCACAGGTCCAACCCGAGCGGGGCGGCGATCTCCTCCGCCAGGTAGGTGCCGATGGTGCGGCCGCTGACGCGGCGAACGACCTCGCCGACCAGCCAGCCGTAAGTGAGCCCGTGGTAGCCGTGCGCGGTGCCCGGCTCCCATGACGGGCGCTGGGCGGCCAGCGCTTCCACCATCGGGTACCACGCGATCGCGGCGGCACGGGAGATCGGCTGGTCGAGGGTGGGCAGGCCGGCCTGGTGCGTGAGCAGCCACCGGACGGGGATTCGATCCTTTCCCGCTGCCGCGAACTCCGGCCAGTAGTCGGCGACGGGTGCGTCGAGGTCCAGCTCGCCGCGCTGGGCGAGCAGCAGCGCGCACGTGGCCGTCACGGCCTTGGTGGTGGAGTAGACGACCTGCAGGGTGTCGCGCTCCCATGGGCGCCCGACCGCCGGATCGGCGATGCCGCCCCACAGGTCCACGACCCTCCGGCCGTTCACGTAGGCGCTGACCGCGGCGCCGATCTCCTGCCCACTGGCCAGGTTGGCCGCGAACGCCTCCCGCACACCTTCGTATCCCTGAGCCGTGTCGCCGCTGACTTCAGACATCCACCCCTCCTCGTGCTCGAATCAACGTCGTCTCTAACGTGGACATCGTATGGATGGGATCAAACGTTGTCCACTGTCGAGACGACGTTTTTCGGGACGGTGGTGGAAGGCGCCGGCTGTGTCCGCCGGACAATCTCCTCATGAGTGCAAGCAGCGCCGACGGTGGGACGGACGTGCCCGCCCGCCGTCCGGCTCGCCGGCAGGCCGAGATCGCGGCGTACGTCGTCCAGCACGGCACCGCCACCGCCCACGAGCTGGTCGAGGCGTTCGGCGTCAGCCTCATGACGGTGCACCGGGACCTGGACGCCCTCGAGCGCCAGGGTGTCGTGCGCAAGTACCGGGGCGGGGTCAGCGCTCAGCCGACCAGCGTGTTCGAGAGCAACGTGGCCTACCGCCTCAACACGGCGCAGGCGCAGAAGCACGCGCTCGCGCGGCGCGCCCGCGCCATGGTCGAGCCGGGCATGTCGGTGATGCTGGACGACTCCACGAGCGCACTCGCGGTGGTCCGCCTGCTGGAGGACGTCGCGCCGCTCACCGTCGCGACCAACTTCCTGCCGGCCGTCTCGCTGCTCACCGGGATGCCGGACGTCCGCCTGATCGTGCTCGGCGGCATCTACTCGCCCGCGCACGACTCGTTCGGCGGTGTGCCCTGCGCCGAAGCGGTCGAGGCGCTGCAGACGGACCTGCTGTTCTGCAGCGTCTCCGCGGTGTCACCGACGCACGCCTACCACCAGGAACAGGAGATCGTGCTGGTCAAGCGCGCGATGCTGCGCTCGGCGCGCACGCGGGTGCTCCTGATCGACAACGCCAAGCTGCGGCGCACCGCGCTCCACCGGCTCGCGCCGCTCACCGGCTTCGACCTCGTCCTGGTGGACGACCAGGCGCCCGCCGAGCAGGTCGCCGCGCTGCGGGAGCACGGGGCGAGGGTGGAGGTCGTGGAGGTGTGACGCAGGGTGCTCGCCGTGTGCAGGCGGGCGTAGGCCATGCCGTGGCCCGCCGCGGTGCGCACGCCGAGCTCGTGGACGACGATCAGCCGGAACGCGAGCCCGAGCAGCAGCAGCCGGAGCATGGCGGCGGCCGCGGCGTAGCCGGAGCCGAAGAGGGACAGGCCGGGCCCCGCGAGGAGCGCGCCCAGCGCCAGCAGCGGCAGGAAGATCACCAGCAGCCGCTTGCGGGAGGACGAGGTCAGCTCCGCGGCACGCCCGGGTTCGCGGGCCCAGCTCGCCGACAGGGAGTGCATGTAATAGTTGGCGGCGGTCTCGAGCACGACCGTGGCCTGCCACGCGATGAAGAATGCCGCGCCCGCCTCGGGCCCGAAGCGCAGGATCACCACGAGGGGCACCTGGTTGAGCAACAGCGTGTAGCCGACTTGGGCGGTCGCGGTCGGGCCGAGGAAGCCGAGCACGTCGGACCTGCAGGGCATCACGCCGGTGCCGCGGTCGGTGCGGGCGAACCGCCGCACGACGACCAGGAGGGCGAGGGAGCCGACGCGATCCACACGACGATGGGGCCGACCCAGGACAGGACGACCCCCTGGGCTCCGAGGGCACTGCCGAGCACGACGAGCAAGGTGATCCGGACGACGGCGAAACGGCCGTTGCGCCATACCGTCCACCAGGGCTTGCCGATGGTGACGAGGATGTAGTCGTGCACGACGAAGACGCCCCACCCGGCCGCGGCGAGGGCGAACAGGCACATGCCGAGCGCTAGCGGGCCGTCCGCACCGGCGGCGGTGCGGGCCAGGTCGGGCACGAACAGCACGTAGCCGAGCCCGGACACCGCGGAAAGGGGCATGATCAGCAAGAGGCTCCGCCACACCAGCGGTGGGGCGTGGCGGCCGGCGACCGGGAGCCACCGGATCAGTCCGAGGCCGAGGTTGAGCTGGGTGATCCCGGCGATCAGGATGAAGGCGGACACGACCGCGGCGGCGAGACCGATTCGGCCTGGGGGAGCAGGCGTGCGGCGATGAGCCAGCTGGCGAGCCCGGCGAGCGCACCGAGCGCGGAGCTGATCGACAGGGCGAGGCCTTCACCTGCCCCCGACTTCTTCTCGGCGTTCGCGGGTGCCCTCGTCGCCGGAGGCACGATCATCATCGGCTGGGTCTGCAGGTCGGCGAGCGCGACGTCGCCCCATCGCGCGCGGTTCAGGGCCGACGCAGGCGGCGCTGTCCGCATCGCCCCGTGGGCAGGCACGGCGATCGGAACCGTGCGGCACGCGTCCCGTTCGTGGGCGGGGAATCCAGGGCGCGTCATGGCATGGAATCCGGTCGCGAGGGCATGATCGGGGAGGAAGGGGCGGAAAGGGCGGTGGGGATGGGGAGCGACACCGGTGACCCAGCGGTCCAGGCGCTGGTCGAGTTGAAGGCGGGCTTGGAGCGCACGATCGCGGACCTGGGGGCGGCGGCCGCGCGCGCCGACGAGCTGATCGAGCGGCGCACGAGCGGGGCCACATGGCTGGACATCGTCTCGAAGGAGGAGCCGCCACTCGTCATCGAGACGATCACGCGGGTGCTGGACGAGCTCGGAGAGCTGGGCAGCCGGTTCCGCCGTGAGGAGGCGCTCGCCCTGCAGCGCGAGAACGTCAGCATCACGAAGATCGGTGAGCTGTTCCGCGTCAGCCGCCAGCGCGTGTCCACGCTGCTGCACGGCACGCGCTCGCGCGCCGAGGCCTGATGGCGGGCGAATGTCATCGGCGCCATCCGGCGCCGTTCAGGCCCAGCTCGGCGGGGCGGAGCGGATCGGGGCCTGCCGAGCTGGTCGGGACCTGCTCCCGGAGCATCCACGGCCGGTTCCCGGCCCGGTAGCCCGATTCGAGGGCGTGGCGCTCCTTCGCCGTGTCGGCGGCCTGCCAGAACCCGCGGTGTGGATGCGCCAGCAGCCTGCCTTCCTTCGCCAGCGGTGCGCAGGCGTCGGCGTCGCGCATCCGCATCCCGTAGCCCCCGCAGAACAGCACGACCTTCACGCGGCGACACCCCTGACGCCCATGCACTCCTCCATCACGGCCCGTGAGCGCAATACGGGTTCGACGTGACGGCCTGGCCGGTCCCCGACGCACAGGTGCTCGCCACCGCGGTGGAGTTGGCGGTGGACGGGCTCACCACCGACCATCCGGACCGGCTCCGCACCCTGGTGTCGTGAGTGCCTAGTGACCGACGGTAGCTTCGATGATCGACAGCGGGCTCACGGTGCCGACGATGCGGTCGAGGGTGAAGCCGTTCGTCGCCAGCAGGTCTCGATACTCATCGGCTTCGCGTTCCCGGCCCGGCAGTAGGCCGAGCATGGTCAGGTCGATCAGCTTGATCAGGTGCGGTTCATCGCCAGGGGGAACGACGCCCTCGATGATCAGCAGCCGGGCACCGGGCTGGGCGGCCGCACGGATCGACTGCAAGATGCGGCCGCAGGTGTCGTCGTCCCAGTCGTGCAGGATGAAGCCCAGCAGGTAGATGTCGGCGGTGGGAACCTTCTCCAGGAAATCCCCGGCCACGGTCTCGATCCGATCGGCGAGCCCGTCGCGCGCAATGGAAGCGTCGGCGGCCGGGGTGACCGCGGGGAGGTCGAAGACGATGCCGCGGCGTTCGGGCCGGTCCTTGAGCAGGGTGCGCAGGATGCTGCCGTCCCCGCCTCCGATGTCCGCGATTACATCACCGGTGGGCAGCTCGTAGTCGTCGAACATGCCGGTCCGCAACCCCGCGGTGACATCGGCCATGGCTCGGCTCATCACTTCAGCTCGGTCGGGATCGTCGGCGATCCATTCGAAGAACGGCTTGCCCAGATACCGGGTCGTTCCGACTTCACCGGTCCGAACGGTGTACAGCAGCGTGCTGAACGGCAGGTAGTGGGTCTCCATCCAGAAGCGGATGAGACCGTGCACCGACTCCGGATGATTGCGCGACAGCACGGCGCCCAGCGGTGTCGTGCTGACATCGCCGTCGCGGGTGGTGAAGATTCCGAGTGGCGCCAACGTACGGATCAGCCGGCGCAAGGCCGGCTGGTGTGCGCCGGTGCGTTCGGCCAGTTCCTGGACGCTCAGCGGCCCGTCGTCGAGCAGGGTGGCGATGTCGAGTTTCGCGATCACGTACAGCGCCTGGGACACCTGGAAGCCCGCCATCATCTGGGTCATCACGGCGGACGGCGATGGCGCCGCCTGGTCGGGCCTGAGGTCAGCTGTGGTCACGATGGTCCTCCGTTCGGTATGTCGAGGATTCGAGTGATGGCACGCACCCTCACCGCAGATCGGCTCGTTTCTGTCGCCGGCGCCACGTTCCCCGCAGCGCTCGACCGTGGTCCCACAACCGCGACCACAACCGGTGACGGTGGTGCGGGCGCTCGTCGGGCACCGTGAGCGCGACCGCGCGGGGCCGGGAATGGGCGGTGGCCAGCGGCCGGCCGTCCAGCAGCACCAGCCACGCCCCGCACAGGCAGCGGGCATAGCCGACCGCGCCCGCAGACGTTCGATGCATGGACCGGACCTGCGCCTTGTGCCCCCCGCCGATGATGATCACGTCATATGTCTCCAAGGGGCGTCTCCTCACGCTGGTGGGCCGTCGAGCCACCGCTCGAGCGCGCGCCCGGGGTGCGCCGCCGACGGCTCCGATGCGTCCACTCCGACCCACCGTCGCCGCACCGGCCGAGCGAACCAATCCCGTGCGTGAGGGGGTTCGGCCGCGACCGAGACCCCAGATGCGGGACCCCCTGGGCGGGGGACGAGCGGTGTGCCGGAACCGCGAGTCGACGGGATGGGTCTCGCCTGCGGCGGCGGCAAGAGTTCCCAGCGAGCCCGGCTACGTGGCCGGGACCGACCAGAGGGGGACTCGTGGGTTTCGACAACCGCACTTCCCGGAGGGAGTTGTTGCGGCACTTCGGCGCGGCGACCGGGCTGGCCGCCGCGAGCGCGCTGTCGGCTTGCGGCGTCCAAGGCGCTGCCGGATCGCCCGGTCTGCCGGCGTGGCTATCCGCCGTGGAGGCCCAGCATTCGGTCAGGGAGCTCGCCGACCGGGTACGGGGTCCGGTGCTGGTGCCCGGCGGTCAGGGGTACGACGCCGAGTGCGCGGGCTTCAACCAGAGCGTCCAGCACCTTCCGGCGTTGATCGTGGGCGCGACGGACGTGGCGGACGTGCGGGCGGCGGTGGAGTTCGCGGCGTCGCACAACCTGCCGGTCGCGGTGCAGACCACCGGGCACGGGCCGTCCGTGCCGGCCGACGGCGCGCTGCTGATCAACACTCGGCGGATGACCGGAGTGCGGGTGGACCCGGTCACCCGGACCGCTCGCGTGGCGGCCGGGGTGCGCTGGGAGCAGGTGATCCGGGAGGCGGCGGCCTACGGGCTGGCTCCGCTCAACGGGTCATCGCATCTGGTGGGCGTGGTGGGCTACACCCTCGGGGGTGGGATCGGCCCACTTGCCCGTGCCTACGGCTACGCCGCCGACCGGGTACGCGAGATCGAGGTGGTGACCGCCGACGGGCAACTTCGGCGAGCCTCGGAGGAGCAACATCCTGACCTGTTCTGGGCGTTGCGCGGCGGCAAGGGCAACTTCGGCGTGGTCACGTCGATGGAGTTCGACCTGGTGCCGGTGGGCCGGCTGTACGGCGGCGGGCTCTTCTTCCCGAGCGAGCGAGCGGCCGAGGTACTGCACGCTTACCGGGAGTGGACGCGGAGCATGCCGGAGGCGATGACGTCATCGGCGGCGCTGATCCGGTTTCCGCTGTTGCCCGAGATCCCGGCGCCGCTGCGGGGGCGGTTCGCGGTGCA encodes:
- a CDS encoding methyltransferase; protein product: MMAGFQVSQALYVIAKLDIATLLDDGPLSVQELAERTGAHQPALRRLIRTLAPLGIFTTRDGDVSTTPLGAVLSRNHPESVHGLIRFWMETHYLPFSTLLYTVRTGEVGTTRYLGKPFFEWIADDPDRAEVMSRAMADVTAGLRTGMFDDYELPTGDVIADIGGGDGSILRTLLKDRPERRGIVFDLPAVTPAADASIARDGLADRIETVAGDFLEKVPTADIYLLGFILHDWDDDTCGRILQSIRAAAQPGARLLIIEGVVPPGDEPHLIKLIDLTMLGLLPGREREADEYRDLLATNGFTLDRIVGTVSPLSIIEATVGH
- a CDS encoding FAD-binding oxidoreductase, producing the protein MGFDNRTSRRELLRHFGAATGLAAASALSACGVQGAAGSPGLPAWLSAVEAQHSVRELADRVRGPVLVPGGQGYDAECAGFNQSVQHLPALIVGATDVADVRAAVEFAASHNLPVAVQTTGHGPSVPADGALLINTRRMTGVRVDPVTRTARVAAGVRWEQVIREAAAYGLAPLNGSSHLVGVVGYTLGGGIGPLARAYGYAADRVREIEVVTADGQLRRASEEQHPDLFWALRGGKGNFGVVTSMEFDLVPVGRLYGGGLFFPSERAAEVLHAYREWTRSMPEAMTSSAALIRFPLLPEIPAPLRGRFAVHVRIAFLGAPDEGELLVRSLRAVAPRIVDTVADMPYTDVASIHSDPTEPLPAYERSLMLAEFGSDTVDTLIKLAGPDSDGSLMMVEVRHLGGALSRPPSVPNAVGNRDAEYLVFALTAAPPDQAGKATAEIDQLINAMTPWGTGQSYLNFMGGLDASRERTRRAYDPGSYERLTAIKTTYDPQNRFRINHNIPPRPGTGG
- a CDS encoding serine hydrolase domain-containing protein; this translates as MSEVSGDTAQGYEGVREAFAANLASGQEIGAAVSAYVNGRRVVDLWGGIADPAVGRPWERDTLQVVYSTTKAVTATCALLLAQRGELDLDAPVADYWPEFAAAGKDRIPVRWLLTHQAGLPTLDQPISRAAAIAWYPMVEALAAQRPSWEPGTAHGYHGLTYGWLVGEVVRRVSGRTIGTYLAEEIAAPLGLDLWIGLPKTEHHHVSRVVIPPPDPDALSRIDMDALPEPARDMMAAFADPTSLTVRSLLTLVTPRLDHNDPEEQSAEMPSTGGICTARALARFYAALIGEVDGHRILTADTVAAAAAERVSGVDRVLRVPVRIGTGFGLPTPDAFWYSPTAFGFGGFGGSLGFADPATGLAFAYVMNHVQEGVPDRRAATLLDAVRRVTAA
- a CDS encoding DeoR/GlpR family DNA-binding transcription regulator — protein: MSASSADGGTDVPARRPARRQAEIAAYVVQHGTATAHELVEAFGVSLMTVHRDLDALERQGVVRKYRGGVSAQPTSVFESNVAYRLNTAQAQKHALARRARAMVEPGMSVMLDDSTSALAVVRLLEDVAPLTVATNFLPAVSLLTGMPDVRLIVLGGIYSPAHDSFGGVPCAEAVEALQTDLLFCSVSAVSPTHAYHQEQEIVLVKRAMLRSARTRVLLIDNAKLRRTALHRLAPLTGFDLVLVDDQAPAEQVAALREHGARVEVVEV